In Paraburkholderia sprentiae WSM5005, a genomic segment contains:
- a CDS encoding ATP-binding protein encodes MTRWLSRTLLPRTLLARNIALLIALVMLSQICSIVVLLHYVQRPRVERAAAVFATYVSTLDNLLAATPPASRTALSARLDAREDLPPEATTAPPHDLLRAYRTYQRGLFLDSLRKHLPADMPVRWQTEGAQRLWIRMHGPAAGSHDAAGSAASAPYWIALPIPEDAQGSGLEAAIFLSLGLGLLAALAGYAIQLHLNEPLRELTQAARRVSAGDSPSPLPTDGPAEIAAVSGAFNQMTRALQDAESTRALMLAGISHDIRTPLTKLRLSMAMAMPQGADSSFVIAAESYLDQIERILQQFMDYAGSGEREEARPGDLNALIERLAGDFAGLGHEFELSLGSLPAVRYRPTSMMRLLMNLMQNAIVYGGSGLAVRTWAMQDAVAVAVGDRGKGLTAQELENLKAPFQRGRNARAHSGGTGLGLSIVERIARLHGGGLQFHARDGGGLEVWVVLPVKAA; translated from the coding sequence ATGACGCGCTGGCTGTCGCGCACCTTGCTGCCTCGCACACTGCTCGCGCGCAACATCGCGCTGTTGATCGCGCTCGTGATGCTGAGCCAGATCTGCTCGATCGTCGTGCTGCTGCATTACGTGCAGCGGCCACGCGTCGAGCGCGCGGCGGCCGTGTTCGCGACCTACGTGAGCACACTCGACAACCTGCTCGCGGCGACGCCGCCGGCCTCGCGCACCGCGCTGAGCGCACGTCTCGACGCGCGCGAGGATCTGCCGCCTGAAGCGACCACCGCGCCGCCGCACGATTTGTTGCGCGCGTATCGCACCTATCAGCGCGGTTTGTTTCTCGACAGCCTGCGGAAGCATCTGCCCGCTGATATGCCGGTGCGGTGGCAGACCGAGGGCGCGCAGCGGCTGTGGATTCGCATGCATGGGCCGGCTGCCGGCTCCCACGACGCCGCGGGGTCCGCGGCGAGCGCGCCATACTGGATCGCGCTGCCGATTCCCGAGGACGCGCAGGGCAGCGGCCTCGAAGCGGCAATCTTTCTGTCGTTGGGTCTCGGCCTGCTTGCCGCGCTTGCCGGCTATGCGATCCAGCTACATCTGAACGAACCGTTGCGCGAGCTCACGCAAGCTGCGCGGCGTGTAAGCGCCGGCGACTCGCCCTCGCCATTGCCGACCGACGGCCCCGCCGAAATCGCCGCCGTGAGCGGTGCTTTCAATCAGATGACGCGCGCGTTACAGGACGCCGAATCGACGCGCGCGTTGATGCTTGCGGGCATCTCGCACGACATCCGCACGCCGTTGACGAAGCTGCGCCTGTCGATGGCGATGGCGATGCCGCAGGGGGCCGACAGCAGCTTCGTGATCGCGGCCGAATCGTACCTGGATCAGATCGAGAGGATCCTGCAGCAGTTCATGGACTACGCGGGCAGCGGCGAGCGCGAGGAGGCCCGGCCCGGTGATCTGAACGCACTGATCGAACGGCTCGCAGGCGACTTCGCGGGGCTCGGACACGAATTCGAACTGTCGCTGGGCAGCTTGCCGGCGGTGCGATATCGGCCGACCAGCATGATGCGGCTCCTGATGAACCTGATGCAGAACGCGATCGTCTATGGCGGCAGCGGGCTTGCGGTGCGCACGTGGGCGATGCAAGACGCGGTGGCGGTCGCGGTCGGCGATCGCGGCAAGGGGTTGACGGCGCAGGAGTTGGAAAACCTGAAGGCGCCATTTCAGCGCGGCCGCAATGCGCGTGCGCACAGCGGCGGCACGGGGCTGGGGCTGTCGATCGTCGAGCGGATCGCGCGGCTGCACGGCGGCGGCCTGCAGTTTCATGCGCGCGACGGCGGCGGCCTCGAAGTGTGGGTCGTCTTGCCGGTCAAGGCGGCATAA
- a CDS encoding response regulator → MERPARIIVLDDEAELRNMLLRFLRGHGFDVRAAEDGKRLNRYLEREPFDLLILDLMIGEEDGLEICAKLRAQGQTLPILMLTAKGDPLDRVTGLETGADDYLAKPFLPRELIARINALLRRQKMAAGDVTVTSQRVRFGDFTLDVGKQALSRAGEPLDIHSAQMLLLIALASSPNRAVSRDNLLARARGRDHDALDRSIDVQVLRLRQIVEDDPAKPRFIRTVWGVGYMLVADVES, encoded by the coding sequence ATGGAACGCCCCGCCAGGATCATCGTGCTCGACGACGAAGCCGAGTTGCGCAACATGCTGCTGCGCTTTCTGCGCGGTCACGGCTTCGACGTGCGCGCGGCCGAGGACGGCAAACGTCTGAATCGCTATCTGGAGCGCGAGCCGTTCGACCTGCTGATACTCGATCTGATGATCGGCGAAGAGGATGGTCTGGAGATCTGCGCGAAGCTGCGCGCGCAAGGGCAGACCTTACCGATCCTGATGCTGACCGCAAAAGGTGATCCGCTCGATCGCGTGACGGGCCTCGAAACCGGCGCCGACGACTATCTCGCCAAACCGTTCCTGCCGCGCGAGCTGATTGCGCGAATCAACGCGCTGCTGCGCCGCCAGAAGATGGCCGCGGGCGACGTCACGGTGACTTCGCAGCGCGTGCGCTTCGGCGACTTCACGCTCGACGTCGGCAAGCAGGCGCTGTCGCGCGCGGGCGAGCCGCTCGACATTCATTCCGCGCAGATGCTGCTGCTGATTGCCCTCGCGTCGTCGCCGAACCGCGCGGTGAGCCGCGACAACCTGCTCGCGCGAGCGCGAGGGCGCGACCATGACGCGCTCGATCGCAGCATCGACGTACAGGTGCTGCGGTTGCGGCAGATCGTCGAGGACGATCCGGCCAAACCGCGCTTCATTCGTACCGTCTGGGGCGTCGGCTATATGCTCGTCGCCGATGTCGAATCATGA
- a CDS encoding EF-hand domain-containing protein produces MKKLLVTVLLCCASTVTFAQAAAPQGASQQRMERIEQQLQTRFSNANTTHDGKLTRDQAASGMPMVARHFDEIDTQKTGYITLPQIEAFMVERGAAH; encoded by the coding sequence ATGAAGAAGTTGCTCGTCACCGTCCTGCTGTGCTGTGCGTCCACCGTCACATTCGCTCAGGCCGCCGCGCCGCAAGGTGCCAGTCAGCAGCGGATGGAGCGCATCGAGCAGCAGTTGCAAACGCGCTTTTCGAACGCGAACACCACGCACGACGGCAAGCTCACCCGCGACCAGGCGGCGTCCGGCATGCCGATGGTCGCGCGTCATTTCGATGAGATCGACACGCAGAAGACCGGCTACATCACGTTGCCGCAGATCGAGGCCTTCATGGTGGAACGCGGGGCCGCGCACTGA
- a CDS encoding arsenic transporter, whose translation MNSVFLSWGIAALATTGVITRPFKWPEAVWAVAGAVLLVALGLLPLHLAIEAIGKGTDVYLFLFGMMLLSEVGRREGLFDWVAVLAVNHARSSPRKLFVLVYLFGVVITAFLSNDATAVVLTPAVFAAAKKAKTPPLPLLFVCAFVANAASFVLPISNPANIVLYGNHTPPLGPWMLRFTLPSVLSIAATFVMLRWTQGEALAGVCEANLEAVELSASGRVALAGIAVTAGALLTVSAYDIQLGLPTAILGTLTALVVLIKERRSPLPMIREISWNVLPLVAGLFVLVEMLDHTGVINSFAGELRRATEHNEMAAAGWAGASIAFLSNLINNLPAGLIASSTVMQAHSPERVIDALLIGVDLGPNLSITGSLATILWLNAIRREGEDVSFMKFLKVGALVMVPALVLALGARILTG comes from the coding sequence GTGAATTCCGTTTTCCTTTCCTGGGGTATTGCCGCGCTCGCCACTACCGGTGTGATCACGCGGCCGTTCAAATGGCCTGAAGCCGTGTGGGCGGTCGCTGGGGCTGTGCTGCTCGTCGCGCTCGGCCTGTTGCCGCTGCATCTCGCGATCGAAGCGATCGGCAAGGGCACCGATGTCTACCTGTTCCTGTTCGGCATGATGCTGCTCTCCGAAGTCGGCCGCCGCGAAGGGCTGTTCGACTGGGTCGCGGTGCTCGCGGTCAATCACGCGCGCAGTTCGCCGCGCAAGCTGTTCGTACTCGTGTACCTGTTCGGCGTCGTAATCACCGCGTTTCTTTCCAACGACGCAACCGCCGTGGTACTGACGCCCGCCGTGTTCGCGGCGGCGAAGAAAGCGAAGACACCGCCGCTGCCGCTGCTGTTCGTCTGCGCGTTCGTCGCCAATGCGGCGAGCTTCGTGCTGCCGATTTCGAATCCGGCCAACATCGTGCTCTACGGCAATCACACACCGCCGCTGGGACCCTGGATGCTGCGCTTCACGCTGCCCTCGGTGCTGTCGATCGCGGCGACTTTCGTGATGCTGCGCTGGACCCAAGGCGAGGCGCTCGCCGGCGTCTGCGAGGCGAATCTCGAGGCGGTCGAGCTGTCGGCGAGCGGGCGCGTCGCGCTCGCGGGCATCGCGGTGACAGCCGGCGCGCTGCTGACGGTCTCCGCATACGACATTCAGCTCGGCCTGCCCACCGCGATCCTCGGCACGCTGACCGCGCTCGTCGTGCTGATCAAGGAGCGCAGATCGCCGCTGCCGATGATTCGCGAAATTTCGTGGAACGTGTTGCCGCTCGTCGCCGGGCTGTTCGTGCTGGTCGAGATGCTCGACCACACCGGCGTGATCAACAGCTTCGCGGGCGAGCTGCGGCGCGCGACCGAACACAACGAAATGGCCGCGGCCGGGTGGGCCGGCGCGAGCATCGCGTTCCTCAGCAATCTGATCAACAACCTGCCTGCCGGCTTGATCGCGAGTTCGACCGTGATGCAGGCGCATAGCCCCGAGCGCGTGATCGACGCGCTGCTGATCGGCGTCGACCTGGGACCGAACCTGTCGATCACCGGTTCACTCGCGACGATCCTATGGCTCAACGCGATTCGCCGCGAAGGCGAAGACGTCAGCTTTATGAAGTTCCTGAAGGTCGGCGCGCTGGTGATGGTGCCCGCACTCGTGCTGGCACTTGGGGCACGGATTCTAACCGGCTGA
- a CDS encoding cytochrome b → MQTRAFSPTRYHGAAIALHWLIAALMICGFYIGWIMTDIPGFTPTKLKYFSWHKWIGVTVFALALLRVLWRATHRAPALDVATPAWQKAAAHLVHGLLYLLMLAIPLSGYFYSSAAGIQVVYLGIVPLPTIIGPDQALKTTLRAVHVLLNYTLLMLVIMHVLAALKHQFVDRDGLLARMVPFLKTRA, encoded by the coding sequence ATGCAAACACGCGCTTTCAGTCCCACGCGCTACCACGGCGCCGCAATCGCGCTGCACTGGCTGATTGCCGCCCTGATGATCTGCGGCTTCTACATCGGCTGGATCATGACCGATATCCCCGGCTTCACGCCGACGAAGCTCAAGTACTTCTCGTGGCACAAATGGATCGGCGTGACCGTGTTTGCGCTCGCGCTGCTGCGCGTGCTGTGGCGCGCGACGCACCGCGCGCCCGCGCTCGATGTCGCGACGCCCGCGTGGCAGAAGGCCGCCGCGCATCTGGTGCACGGTCTGCTGTATCTGCTGATGCTCGCGATTCCGCTGTCCGGCTACTTCTACAGCTCGGCGGCCGGCATTCAGGTCGTGTATCTGGGCATCGTGCCGCTGCCGACGATCATCGGTCCCGATCAGGCGCTGAAGACCACGCTGCGCGCGGTGCACGTGCTGCTGAACTACACGCTGCTCATGCTCGTGATCATGCACGTGCTGGCGGCGCTCAAGCATCAGTTCGTGGATCGCGACGGATTGCTCGCGCGCATGGTGCCGTTTCTGAAGACCCGTGCATAA
- a CDS encoding YceI family protein yields MKTPFYHCAHRAALASFAALALLGAKLAHADVDLAKSSVIATTKQMNVPVDGKFRKFSAQLNFDPAKPAAGSANVSIDTASYDLGADDYNKQAQGKEWFDSGAFPNATFVSSSIAPAGGNQYKVTGKLTIKGKSQMVVVPVVIASQGVTQTFDGSLPIKRTQFDVGTGEWKDTSVVADEVLIKFHLVAAKK; encoded by the coding sequence ATGAAGACACCCTTTTATCATTGCGCTCATCGCGCGGCGCTCGCTTCTTTCGCGGCGCTTGCGCTGCTCGGAGCGAAGCTCGCGCACGCCGACGTCGACCTCGCGAAAAGCAGCGTCATCGCGACGACCAAACAAATGAACGTGCCCGTCGACGGCAAGTTCAGGAAGTTCTCCGCGCAACTGAATTTCGATCCGGCGAAGCCGGCCGCGGGCAGCGCGAACGTGTCGATCGACACCGCGAGCTACGACCTCGGCGCCGACGACTACAACAAGCAGGCGCAAGGCAAGGAATGGTTCGACAGCGGCGCCTTCCCGAACGCGACCTTCGTGTCGAGCTCGATCGCGCCGGCCGGCGGCAACCAGTACAAGGTGACCGGCAAGCTGACGATCAAGGGCAAATCGCAAATGGTCGTCGTGCCGGTCGTGATCGCGAGCCAGGGCGTCACGCAAACTTTCGACGGCTCGCTGCCGATCAAGCGCACGCAGTTCGACGTCGGCACTGGCGAATGGAAAGACACGTCGGTGGTCGCCGACGAAGTCCTCATCAAATTTCATCTGGTCGCGGCGAAGAAATAA
- a CDS encoding YceI family protein, giving the protein MKKPFLLAAGALAAALSFNTMAATETYLLDPTHTSPSFETDHFGGLSIWRGKFKKSSGTVVLDRAAKTGTVEATIDLSSVGIGNDKLNEELVGDKFFDTAKFPTATYKGTQIRFDGDKPVEVIGTLTLHGVTKPVNLKIESFKCIQHPMLKREVCGTESVATFNRDDFGIDYGKAYGFNMKTTLHIQAEGIKQ; this is encoded by the coding sequence TTGAAGAAACCCTTCCTGCTCGCCGCCGGCGCGCTCGCCGCTGCCTTGTCGTTCAACACGATGGCCGCCACCGAAACCTATCTGCTCGATCCAACGCACACGTCGCCGAGCTTCGAGACCGACCACTTCGGCGGCCTGTCGATCTGGCGCGGCAAGTTCAAGAAAAGCAGCGGCACCGTGGTGCTCGATCGCGCGGCGAAGACCGGCACGGTCGAGGCGACGATCGACCTGAGCTCGGTTGGCATAGGCAACGACAAGCTCAACGAGGAACTGGTCGGCGACAAGTTCTTCGACACCGCGAAGTTTCCGACCGCGACCTACAAGGGCACGCAGATCCGCTTCGACGGCGACAAGCCGGTCGAAGTGATCGGCACGCTGACGCTGCACGGCGTCACGAAGCCGGTCAACCTGAAGATCGAATCGTTCAAGTGCATCCAGCACCCGATGCTCAAGCGCGAAGTGTGCGGCACCGAGTCGGTCGCGACGTTCAATCGCGACGATTTCGGCATCGACTACGGCAAGGCGTATGGCTTCAACATGAAGACCACGCTGCATATCCAGGCCGAAGGCATCAAGCAGTAA
- the dinB gene encoding DNA polymerase IV, with protein MNSPSRRIAHLDMDAFYASVELLRYPELRGRAVVIGGGRNSAPEVLEDGSKRFAKLRDYAGRGVVTTSTYEARALGVFSAMGMMKAAALAPDAILLPTDFDSYRHYSRLFKAAVRTFTDRIEDRGIDEIYIELTDVPGAADDLGRRIKEAVHQATGLTCSICIAPNKLLAKIGSELDKPDGLTILTPADIPLRVWPLPVRKVNGIGPKAAEKLTALGLATVGDLAAADAGLLQDNFGRSYSAWLMEIAHGHDERPVVVESEPKSISRETTFERDLHPRHDRPALSSAFTGLCVRVAEDLVRKGYVGRTIGIKLRYDDFRTVTRDLTLDEPTADATEIRRAATDCLRRVQLNRKLRLLGVRISTLTSASEQALKPRLPVQADLPFASDE; from the coding sequence ATGAATTCGCCATCCCGCCGCATTGCGCACCTCGATATGGACGCGTTTTACGCATCCGTCGAACTGCTGCGCTATCCGGAGCTGCGCGGCCGCGCCGTGGTGATCGGCGGCGGCCGCAACAGCGCGCCAGAGGTCCTCGAAGATGGCAGCAAGCGCTTCGCGAAGCTGCGCGATTACGCGGGGCGCGGCGTCGTGACCACGTCGACCTACGAGGCCCGCGCGCTCGGCGTGTTTTCGGCGATGGGCATGATGAAGGCCGCCGCGCTCGCGCCCGACGCGATCCTGCTGCCGACCGACTTCGATTCATACCGCCACTACTCGCGCCTCTTCAAGGCGGCCGTCAGGACGTTCACGGACCGCATCGAGGATCGCGGCATCGACGAGATCTACATCGAGCTGACCGACGTGCCGGGCGCAGCGGACGACCTCGGGCGGCGCATCAAGGAGGCTGTTCATCAGGCCACCGGGCTGACGTGCTCCATCTGCATCGCGCCGAATAAGCTGCTCGCAAAAATCGGCTCCGAGCTCGACAAGCCCGACGGCCTGACGATCCTCACCCCAGCCGACATACCGCTGCGTGTGTGGCCGCTGCCGGTGCGCAAGGTCAACGGCATCGGCCCGAAGGCCGCGGAGAAATTGACCGCGCTCGGCCTCGCGACGGTGGGCGACCTGGCCGCCGCCGACGCCGGCTTGTTGCAAGACAACTTCGGGCGCAGCTATTCCGCGTGGCTGATGGAGATCGCGCACGGTCACGACGAGCGGCCCGTGGTGGTCGAATCGGAGCCGAAGTCGATCAGCCGCGAGACCACGTTCGAGCGCGACCTGCATCCGCGTCATGACCGGCCGGCGTTATCGAGCGCGTTTACGGGGCTGTGCGTACGCGTCGCCGAGGACCTCGTGCGCAAGGGCTACGTGGGCCGCACGATCGGCATCAAGCTGCGCTACGACGATTTCCGCACCGTCACGCGCGACCTGACGCTCGACGAACCGACCGCCGATGCGACGGAAATCCGCCGCGCGGCGACCGACTGTTTGCGACGCGTGCAGTTGAACCGCAAGCTGCGGCTGCTGGGCGTGCGTATCAGCACGCTGACATCGGCGAGCGAACAGGCGCTCAAGCCGCGCCTGCCGGTTCAGGCCGACTTGCCCTTCGCGAGCGACGAATAG
- a CDS encoding heavy metal sensor histidine kinase gives MNRSIARRLASMFALVALFVFTLVGTGLFLVLRTQLEHHLRESLDDRTQIARIIVYHAVTPERWRTCREKLTDMTPHDGSTVYSVTSADPNYHFGTPVHGTVTKSWSGGYERIAPAGGGPDMLTSTVTLPANAARPPVQLQVASSYSPNLRTMRVFGSALAALSALGSLAVLLLSYSVTRIGLAPLTRLTRDASAVSPNNRSQRLNTASLPLELNDLANSFNGALERLDGAYGRLESFNADVAHELRTPVTILIGQTEVALTRNRSVDDLRHTLQSNLEEFERMRTIINDMLFLARADQGERATGLVEVSLAVEVAHTLEFLEIPLEEARVHAQLHGDAVARVNRSLFGRACTNLLMNAIQHCEPGASISVTIGRGEGPMRNQVRVAVANPGEPIAPDVLEHLFDRFYRAEVSRTNSRENHGLGLAIVKAIAEMHRGTVSAHSANGINTFSFSLAASVMSASGDVPAVRANPNATGVAADTAYSSLAKGKSA, from the coding sequence ATGAACCGTTCGATTGCCCGCCGTCTGGCGTCGATGTTCGCGCTGGTCGCGCTGTTCGTGTTTACGCTCGTCGGCACGGGGCTCTTTCTGGTGCTGCGCACGCAGCTCGAACATCATCTGCGCGAGTCGCTCGACGATCGCACGCAAATCGCGCGCATCATCGTCTATCACGCGGTGACGCCCGAAAGATGGCGAACGTGCCGCGAAAAGCTCACCGACATGACGCCGCACGACGGCAGCACCGTGTACTCGGTGACCAGCGCGGACCCGAACTATCACTTCGGCACGCCGGTGCACGGCACCGTCACGAAGAGCTGGTCCGGCGGCTACGAGCGCATCGCGCCGGCGGGCGGCGGCCCCGACATGCTGACCTCGACGGTGACCTTGCCCGCCAATGCCGCACGGCCGCCGGTGCAGTTGCAGGTCGCGTCGAGCTATTCACCGAACCTGCGCACGATGCGGGTGTTCGGCTCGGCGCTCGCGGCGCTGTCCGCGCTCGGCAGTCTCGCGGTGCTGCTGCTCAGCTACTCGGTGACGCGCATCGGTCTCGCGCCGCTCACGCGTCTGACGCGCGACGCGTCGGCGGTCAGTCCGAACAACCGCTCGCAGCGGCTCAATACCGCGTCGCTGCCGCTCGAACTGAACGACCTCGCGAACTCGTTCAACGGCGCGCTCGAACGGCTCGACGGCGCGTACGGCCGCCTCGAATCGTTCAACGCGGACGTCGCGCATGAACTGCGCACGCCGGTCACGATCCTGATCGGCCAGACCGAGGTCGCGCTGACGCGCAACCGTTCGGTCGACGATCTGCGCCACACGCTGCAATCGAATCTCGAAGAATTCGAGCGGATGCGCACGATCATCAACGACATGCTGTTCCTCGCGCGCGCCGATCAGGGCGAACGCGCGACCGGGCTCGTCGAGGTGTCGCTCGCGGTCGAAGTCGCGCACACGTTGGAGTTTCTGGAGATTCCGCTCGAAGAGGCGCGCGTGCATGCGCAGTTGCACGGCGATGCGGTTGCGCGCGTGAACCGCTCGCTGTTCGGCCGCGCGTGCACCAACCTGCTGATGAACGCGATCCAGCATTGCGAGCCGGGCGCGTCGATCAGCGTGACGATCGGGCGCGGGGAAGGACCGATGCGCAACCAGGTGCGCGTCGCCGTGGCGAATCCGGGCGAGCCGATCGCGCCGGATGTGCTCGAACACTTGTTCGACCGCTTCTATCGCGCGGAAGTCTCGCGCACCAATAGCCGCGAAAACCACGGGCTCGGGCTCGCGATCGTGAAGGCGATAGCGGAGATGCATCGCGGCACCGTCTCCGCGCACAGCGCGAACGGCATCAACACGTTCTCGTTTTCGCTGGCGGCGTCGGTGATGTCCGCGTCGGGCGACGTGCCGGCCGTCCGCGCGAACCCCAATGCGACTGGCGTCGCCGCCGACACCGCCTATTCGTCGCTCGCGAAGGGCAAGTCGGCCTGA
- a CDS encoding heavy metal response regulator transcription factor: MKLLIVEDEHKVVDYLRSGLTEQGWVVDVALDGEEGMHLATEFDYDVIVLDVMLPKRDGFSVLKALRMRKSTPVIMLTARDHVNDRVRGLREGADDYLTKPFSFLELVERLHALARRTRSQESTLISVGDLFVDLIGRRATRDGVRLDLTAKEFQLLSVLARRQGDILSKTAITELVWDVNFDSHTNVVETAIKRLRAKLDGPFPSKLLHTVRGMGYVLEVREEAETS, encoded by the coding sequence ATGAAATTGCTGATCGTTGAAGACGAGCACAAGGTAGTGGACTACCTGCGCTCCGGTTTGACCGAGCAGGGCTGGGTCGTCGACGTCGCGCTCGACGGCGAGGAAGGCATGCATCTGGCCACCGAATTCGACTACGACGTGATCGTCCTCGACGTGATGCTGCCCAAACGCGACGGCTTCAGCGTCCTGAAGGCGCTGCGCATGCGCAAGTCGACGCCGGTCATCATGCTGACCGCGCGCGATCACGTGAACGACCGCGTGCGCGGCCTGCGCGAAGGTGCCGACGACTACCTGACCAAACCCTTCTCGTTCCTCGAACTCGTCGAGCGTCTGCATGCGCTCGCGCGCCGCACGCGGTCGCAGGAGTCCACCTTGATTTCCGTCGGCGATCTGTTCGTCGATCTGATCGGCCGCCGCGCGACGCGCGACGGCGTGCGCCTCGACCTGACCGCGAAAGAGTTCCAACTGCTCAGCGTGCTCGCGCGCCGTCAGGGCGACATTCTGTCGAAGACCGCGATTACCGAGCTGGTATGGGACGTCAATTTCGACAGCCACACGAACGTCGTCGAAACCGCGATCAAGCGGCTGCGCGCGAAGCTCGACGGCCCGTTCCCGTCGAAGCTGCTGCACACGGTGCGCGGCATGGGCTACGTGCTCGAAGTGCGCGAAGAGGCCGAGACATCATGA